In a genomic window of Glycine max cultivar Williams 82 chromosome 13, Glycine_max_v4.0, whole genome shotgun sequence:
- the LOC100804387 gene encoding phosphatidylinositol 4-phosphate 5-kinase 9, translating to MSGPVATVDNLDGALSCAERTKSLDAISEIDCLSIFTIGEAAHSSEVAGFRVGELSLPNGESYSGSFLGNIPEGQGKYVWSDGCVYEGEWRRGMRNGYGKIQWPSGVMYEGEFSGGYIHGTGAYIGPDSLTYKGRWRLNLKHGLGYQVYPNGDIFEGSWIQGAPEGPGKYTWANGNVYLGNMKGGRMSGKGTLTWISGDSFEGSWLNGMMHGLGVYTWSDGGCYVGTWTRGLKDGKGTFYPRGSCLPSAQEIYLNALRKRGLLPDLRKQKQVHIHHAASVDMGDVKVGESQRSNRVSSDKLAKGNLLNLEQSRSKNISLERRWSLEVSIEKLIGHDSKLGSTDSVAENGDKVPILEREYMQGVLISELVLNNSFSSMSRRAKQLQKKIAKEIKRPGEAIIKGHRSYDLMLSLQLGIRYTVGKITPIQRREVRASDFGPRASFWMNFPKEGSQLTPPHQSEGFKWKDYCPMVFRNLRELFKIDAADYMMSICGNDALRELSSPGKSGSVFFLSQDDRFMIKTLRRSEVKVLLRMLPDYHHHVKTYDNTLITKFFGLHRIIPSSGQKFRFVVMGNMFCTELRIHRRYDLKGSSLGRSSDKIEIDENTTLKDLDLNYCFYLEPSWRESLLKQIEIDSKFLELQQIMDYSLLLGVHYRAPQQLHPYNQSRNADGLAILAEEDPLEDEGSNYPQGLVLVPRGGDDDSVVVGSHIRGSRLRAAGDEEVDLLLPGTARLQIQLGVNMPARAEQIPGKEEVQMFHEAYDVVLYLGIIDILQEYNMTKKIEHAYKSIQFDSLSISAVDPTFYSRRFLDFIQKMFPPHEMAR from the exons ATGTCTGGCCCTGTGGCCACAGTTGATAATTTGGATGGAGCACTTTCTTGTGCAGAGAGAACAAAATCTCTTGATGCCATTTCTGAAATAGACTGTTTATCTATATTTACAATCGGTGAAGCTGCTCATTCCTCTGAAGTTGCTGGATTTAGAGTAGGGGAACTCTCACTTCCTAATGGAGAATCATATTCTGGGTCCTTTCTTGGTAACATTCCAGAGGGTCAGGGTAAGTATGTATGGTCAGATGGTTGTGTATATGAGGGTGAGTGGAGACGAGGGATGAGAAATGGATATGGGAAAATACAATGGCCTTCTGGAGTAATGTATGAGGGCGAGTTCTCAGGTGGCTATATCCATGGTACAGGAGCATATATTGGCCCTGATAGTCTGACCTACAAAGGCCGGTGGCGATTAAATCTTAAACATGGGTTGGGTTATCAAGTTTATCCAAATGGAGATATCTTTGAAGGCTCTTGGATTCAAGGAGCACCGGAGGGGCCAGGCAAGTATACCTGGGCCAATGGAAATGTATATTTGGGAAATATGAAAGGTGGGAGAATGTCAGGAAAAGGAACTCTCACCTGGATAAGTGGGGACTCATTTGAAGGAAGCTGGTTAAATGGCATGATGCATGGGCTTGGGGTATATACATGGAGTGATGGAGGCTGCTATGTTGGGACTTGGACACGGGGTCTAAAAGATGGCAAAGGAACCTTCTACCCGAGAGGCAGCTGTCTTCCATCTGCACAAGAAATATATCTCAATGCATTGAGAAAAAGAGGGCTGTTGCCAGATTTGAGAAAACAGAAACAGGTACATATTCATCATGCTGCTTCGGTTGATATGGGAGATGTCAAGGTTGGTGAGAGTCAGAGATCAAATCGTGTTTCATCTGATAAGCTAGCCAAAGGAAACCTGTTAAATCTGGAACAATCTCGCAGCAAAAATATTTCTCTCGAAAGGCGCTGGAGTCTTGAAGTATCTATTGAGAAACTGATTGGGCATGATTCAAAATTAGGATCAACAGATTCTGTAGCAGAAAATGGAGATAAAGTCCCAATTTTGGAACGCGAGTATATGCAAGGTGTGTTAATAAGTGAGTTAGttttaaataatagtttttcATCAATGTCTAGAAGGGCAAAACagcttcaaaaaaaaattgccaaagaaattaaaagaccCGGTGAAGCAATCATTAAAGGTCACAGGAGCTATGATCTGATGCTTAGTTTACAGCTTGGAATAAG GTATACTGTGGGAAAGATTACACCAATACAGAGACGAGAAGTTCGAGCATCAGATTTTGGTCCTAGAGCAAGTTTTTGGATGAATTTTCCTAAAGAAGGTTCTCAATTGACACCTCCTCATCAATCAGAGGGTTTTAAATGGAAAGATTACTGCCCTATGGTATTCAG AAATTTGAGAGAGTTGTTCAAGATTGATGCTGCTGACTATATGATGTCCATTTGTGGAAACGATGCTCTGAGGGAACTTTCTTCTCCAGGGAAAAGTGGTAGTGTCTTTTTCCTGTCTCAAGATGATCGATTCATGATTAAGACACTGCGAAGATCTGAAGTaaag GTTCTTCTAAGAATGCTTCCAGACTATCATCACCATGTGAAGACATATGATAATACACTTATCACAAAATTTTTTGGTCTGCACAGGATTATTCCTTCAAGTGGTCAAAAG TTTCGCTTTGTCGTAATGGGAAATATGTTCTGCACAGAATTAAGGATCCATAGGAGATATGATTTGAAAGGTTCATCTCTTGGACGTTCTTCGGACAAGATAGAAATTGATGAAAACACCACTCTTAAAGATTTGGATCTGAACTACTGCTTTTACTTGGAACCATCTTGGCGGGAGTCTTTATTGAA GCAGATTGAGATTGACAGCAAGTTCTTGGAATTACAACAGATAATGGATTACAGCCTCCTTCTAGGTGTTCATTATCGAGCTCCCCAGCAGTTGCATCCATACAACCAAAGTAGAAATGCAGATGGATTGGCAATTCTTGCAGAGGAAG ACCCTCTAGAGGATGAAGGATCCAACTATCCACAAGGCCTTGTTCTGGTCCCTCGAGGTGGGGATGATGATAGTGTTGTTGTAGGGTCACACATTAGGGGTAGCAGATTGCGAGCTGCTGGGGATGAGGAGGTGGATCTACTTCTACCCGGTACAGCAAG ACTACAAATCCAGCTAGGTGTGAACATGCCTGCTAGGGCAGAGCAGATTCCTGGAAAAGAGGAAGTTCAAATGTTCCATGAGGCTTACGATGTTGTACTTTACCTTGGTATAATTGACATATTGCAAGAGTACAACATGACTAAGAAGATTGAACATGCATACAAATCTATTCAGTTTGATTCATTATCTATCTCGGCGGTGGACCCAACATTCTACTCGCGTCGCTTCCtggattttattcagaaaatgtTCCCACCACATGAAATGGCAAGATAA
- the LOC100527544 gene encoding uncharacterized protein LOC100527544, whose protein sequence is MAVPGRRNGINDDEEELDDNALFEEQGVVEDDTDTPPHLRDLSAAAQIGDAHALRLALDNLTGSIDEPVEDGDTALHLTCLYGHLACVQLLIERGANIEAKDEEGAIPLHDACAGGFTEIVQLLLNRANDAEHIKRMLESVDSEGDTPLHHAARGEHIDVIRLLLSNGASPTKANLYGKAPADLPEQEDARRLLEAAALAMACQ, encoded by the exons ATGGCGGTTCCTGGGAGGCGCAACGGCATCAACGACGACGAAGAGGAGTTAGACGACAATGCCCTTTTCGAAGAACAAGGTGTCGTCGAAGACGACACCGATACCCCTCCTCACCTCCGCGACCTCTCCGCCGCCGCTCAAATCGGCGACGCCCACGCCCTCCGTCTCGCTCttg ATAACTTGACTGGTAGTATTGATGAGCCAGTGGAGGATGGGGATACGGCTCTTCATTTGACATGTTTATATGGCCATTTGGCTTGTGTCCAG CTGCTAATAGAAAGAGGAGCAAACATTGAGGCTAAGGATGAAGAGGGTGCTATTCCTTTGCACGATGCTTGTGCAGGAG GATTTACTGAGATAGTCCAGCTGCTGCTTAACAGAGCAAATGATGCAGAACATATAAAGAGAATGCTAGAATCAGTTGATTCTGAGGGTGATACT CCTCTCCATCACGCTGCAAGAGGTGAGCATATTGATGTAATTAGGTTGCTGCTGTCTAATGGCGCATCTCCCACAAAGGCAAACTTATACGGGAAG GCCCCTGCGGATTTGCCTGAACAGGAAGATGCTCGGAGGCTGCTTGAAGCTGCAGCTCTTGCCATGGCATGCCAGTAG
- the LOC100818801 gene encoding ras-related protein RABC2a, producing MSSSSGQSSGYDLSFKILLIGDSAVGKSSLLVSFISNSAEDIAPTIGVDFKIKMLTVGGKRLKLTIWDTAGQERFRTLTSSYYRGAQGIILVYDVTRRDTFTNLSLVWSKEVELYSTNQNCVKMLVGNKVDRDSERVVSKEEGLALAEELGCLFFECSAKTRENVERCFEELALKIMEVPSLLEEGSTAVKRNILKQQQQPQASEFGGCCS from the exons ATGAGTTCTTCTTCTGGTCAGAGCAGTGGCTATGATCTTTCCTTCAAGATCTTGTTGATCGGTGACTCTGCTGTGGGAAAAAGTAGCCTCCTTGTTAGCTTCATCTCCAACTCTGCTGAAGATATTGCTCCCACAATTG GTGTTGATTTTAAGATCAAGATGCTCACAGTAGGTGGGAAGAGATTGAAACTAACTATTTGGGACACTG CTGGGCAGGAAAGGTTCAGAACGCTAACTAGTTCTTACTATAGAGGAGCACAGGGAATTATTCTTG tttatgaTGTAACGAGAAGAGACACCTTCACAAACTTATCTTTAGTGTGGTCTAAAGAAGTGGAACTCTATTCAACTAATCAGAATTGCGTGAAGATGCTAGTTGGAAATAAAGTTGATAGA GATTCTGAAAGGGTTGTGAGCAAAGAAGAGGGTTTAGCACTTGCCGAGGAGTTGGGATGTCTGTTTTTTGAATGTAGTGCCAAAACTCGAGAAAATGTGGAGCGGTGCTTCGAGGAACTTGCACTAAAG ATAATGGAAGTTCCTAGTCTTTTGGAAGAAGGATCTACAGCAGTTAAAAGGAATATTCtaaagcaacaacaacaaccccaaGCATCCGAATTTGGTGGTTGTTGCTCTTAA